The Flavobacterium jumunjinense genome includes a region encoding these proteins:
- a CDS encoding YqjF family protein: MKTPLKYIKYINMTAFLFLLFGAYGLPITGFLQVVAATLFLFLYPKNKLIYVYFIITGLFFCIWNGDFNWTFLIPIFLIFFLTYIIHFYNRKSNSFLTANWKNLALINYEVDPKILEKYLPKGTEIDLYEGKCYVSLVGFLFLDTKLLGLKIPFHINFEEVNLRFYVKRFEMLEKNNEWKRGVVFIKEIVPKHALTLVANTIYKEHYQTLPMKHSITSSKETTDYVYQWNIDNKWNSMEITAKNVLLPIEENTEADFICEHYFGYTKLNNSTTFEYEVKHPRWEQYPVIDTKIDVDFEKVYGSDFAHLKNIKPSSVILARGSEISVENKRTIS, translated from the coding sequence ATGAAAACACCTTTAAAGTATATCAAATATATCAACATGACAGCCTTTCTTTTTTTATTATTCGGTGCTTATGGATTGCCAATTACTGGTTTTCTTCAAGTTGTTGCGGCTACTCTTTTTCTATTTCTTTATCCAAAAAATAAATTGATTTATGTTTATTTCATTATAACTGGACTGTTTTTTTGTATCTGGAATGGAGATTTTAACTGGACTTTTTTAATTCCGATATTTTTAATTTTCTTTCTAACATACATTATTCACTTTTACAATAGAAAATCAAATAGCTTCTTAACTGCAAACTGGAAAAATTTAGCATTAATCAATTATGAAGTTGATCCAAAAATTTTAGAGAAATACCTTCCAAAAGGAACTGAAATCGATTTGTATGAAGGAAAATGTTATGTGAGTCTTGTTGGTTTCTTATTCCTGGACACAAAATTATTAGGACTAAAAATTCCTTTTCATATTAATTTTGAAGAAGTAAACCTTCGATTCTATGTAAAACGCTTTGAGATGTTAGAAAAAAATAATGAATGGAAACGTGGTGTTGTTTTTATTAAAGAGATTGTTCCAAAACACGCTTTGACTTTGGTTGCCAATACCATTTACAAAGAACATTATCAAACACTTCCTATGAAGCATAGTATCACATCATCTAAAGAAACAACTGATTATGTTTACCAATGGAATATTGATAATAAATGGAATTCGATGGAAATAACAGCTAAAAATGTATTATTGCCTATTGAAGAAAATACAGAAGCCGATTTCATTTGCGAACATTATTTTGGTTATACAAAGCTTAATAATTCAACAACATTTGAATATGAGGTAAAACATCCAAGATGGGAACAATATCCAGTTATTGATACAAAAATTGATGTAGATTTTGAAAAGGTCTATGGAAGTGATTTTGCACATTTAAAGAACATTAAACCAAGTTCTGTTATTCTTGCAAGAGGTTCTGAAATAAGTGTAGAAAATAAAAGAACAATATCATGA
- a CDS encoding GbsR/MarR family transcriptional regulator, with translation MQFKEAKNKFVQTWGALGSQWGINKTMAQIHALLMVSNEPVSMEDIMEELQISRGNASMNIRALMDWGIAYKEYKPGERREFFTAEKDLDELAVKISRERSKREIKPALKVLKEVSSIDANKTDEEKHFVEQTTKLYDFVLKADTILDKMTEYKDNWLTQLLVKFMKK, from the coding sequence ATGCAATTCAAAGAAGCAAAAAATAAATTCGTTCAAACTTGGGGAGCTCTTGGTTCTCAATGGGGTATTAATAAAACGATGGCACAAATCCATGCTTTATTAATGGTTAGTAATGAACCTGTTTCTATGGAAGACATTATGGAAGAATTGCAAATTTCTAGAGGAAATGCAAGTATGAATATTCGTGCTTTGATGGATTGGGGAATTGCTTACAAAGAATATAAACCTGGCGAAAGAAGAGAGTTTTTTACTGCTGAAAAAGACTTAGATGAATTAGCAGTAAAAATTTCAAGAGAAAGAAGTAAGAGAGAAATAAAACCCGCTTTAAAAGTATTAAAGGAAGTTTCGTCTATAGATGCTAACAAAACAGATGAAGAAAAACATTTCGTTGAGCAAACAACTAAATTATATGATTTTGTTTTAAAAGCCGATACTATTTTGGATAAAATGACCGAATACAAAGATAATTGGCTTACTCAATTGTTAGTTAAGTTTATGAAAAAATAA
- a CDS encoding pyruvate dehydrogenase complex dihydrolipoamide acetyltransferase: MAIVIKMPRLSDTMTEGTVASWLKKVGDKINEGDILAEIETDKATMEFESFDAGTLLHIGVNEGDTAVVDSLLAIIGEEGEDISGLIKSVAEVKTETAETQKEEEKSETNSELPEGVIVVTMPRLSDTMTEGTVATWLKKVGDKISEGDILAEIETDKATMEFESFNAGTLLYIGVEEGGTAPVDTILAILGPEGTDVSGIVASYKSGSSNKAEETKKESSAPVAVQTTTDNVAQVTSNSNGRILASPLAKKIAQEKGINLDNVKGSGENGRIVKSDVENFTPVVAAVQTQTPVAQATSSVAAVKPFVPAGEVYQEEIKNSQMRKVIAKRLAESKFTAPHYYLTIELDMDNAIASRATINNLPDTKVSFNDMVVKASAMALKKHPQVNSQWKDEVMILNHHVNIGVAVAVEDGLVVPVLKFTDQMSLTQIGASVRDMAGRSKAKKIQPAEMEGSTFTISNLGMFGIQTFTSIINQPNSAILSVGAIVEKPVVKNGQIVVGNTMIVTLACDHRTVDGATGAQFLQTFKSFMENPVTMLA; this comes from the coding sequence ATGGCAATAGTAATTAAAATGCCTCGTTTGAGCGATACAATGACAGAAGGAACTGTCGCTTCATGGCTTAAAAAAGTTGGCGATAAAATTAATGAAGGAGATATTTTAGCTGAAATAGAAACAGATAAAGCAACAATGGAATTCGAATCTTTTGATGCTGGAACGTTATTACATATCGGTGTTAATGAAGGAGATACTGCAGTTGTCGATTCACTTCTTGCAATTATTGGTGAAGAGGGAGAAGATATTTCAGGACTTATAAAATCGGTTGCAGAAGTAAAAACTGAAACAGCTGAAACACAAAAAGAAGAAGAGAAATCGGAAACAAATTCAGAACTTCCTGAAGGTGTTATTGTGGTTACAATGCCTCGTTTAAGTGATACTATGACAGAGGGAACTGTAGCAACATGGTTGAAAAAAGTTGGTGATAAAATTTCTGAAGGAGATATTCTTGCAGAAATTGAAACTGATAAGGCTACGATGGAATTTGAATCTTTTAATGCGGGTACATTATTATATATTGGTGTTGAAGAAGGTGGTACAGCTCCAGTAGATACAATTTTAGCTATATTAGGGCCAGAAGGTACAGATGTTTCTGGAATTGTTGCAAGTTATAAATCAGGAAGTTCAAATAAAGCTGAGGAAACTAAAAAAGAGTCTAGTGCTCCTGTTGCAGTTCAAACAACTACGGATAATGTTGCTCAAGTAACTTCTAATTCAAATGGAAGAATATTAGCTTCTCCTTTGGCAAAAAAAATTGCTCAAGAGAAAGGTATAAATCTTGATAATGTTAAAGGTTCTGGTGAAAATGGAAGAATTGTAAAATCAGATGTAGAAAACTTTACGCCTGTTGTTGCTGCAGTTCAAACTCAAACACCAGTTGCACAGGCTACTTCTAGTGTTGCTGCTGTTAAACCATTTGTTCCGGCTGGAGAAGTTTATCAAGAAGAAATTAAGAATTCACAAATGCGTAAAGTAATTGCGAAACGTTTGGCTGAATCTAAATTTACTGCACCTCACTATTATTTAACAATTGAGTTAGATATGGATAATGCTATTGCTTCAAGAGCTACTATTAATAATTTACCTGATACAAAGGTATCTTTCAATGATATGGTAGTTAAAGCAAGTGCGATGGCCTTAAAAAAGCATCCACAAGTAAATTCTCAATGGAAAGATGAAGTAATGATTTTGAATCATCATGTAAATATTGGAGTTGCTGTAGCAGTTGAGGACGGATTAGTTGTGCCAGTTTTAAAATTTACAGACCAAATGAGTTTAACTCAAATTGGAGCTAGTGTTAGAGATATGGCAGGAAGATCTAAAGCAAAGAAAATTCAACCAGCAGAAATGGAAGGAAGTACTTTTACTATTTCTAATTTAGGTATGTTTGGAATTCAAACGTTTACATCAATTATCAATCAACCAAATTCGGCAATTTTATCTGTTGGTGCAATTGTTGAAAAGCCAGTTGTGAAAAACGGACAGATTGTTGTTGGGAACACGATGATTGTAACTTTAGCTTGCGACCATAGAACTGTTGACGGTGCAACTGGAGCTCAGTTCTTACAAACTTTTAAGTCATTTATGGAAAACCCAGTTACAATGTTAGCTTAG
- the pdhA gene encoding pyruvate dehydrogenase (acetyl-transferring) E1 component subunit alpha, with product MKPITKEVYLKWYEDMQLWRKFEDKLAALYIQQKVRGFLHLYNGQEAVLAGALHAMDLSKDKMITAYRNHVQPIGMGVDPRRVMAELLGKATGTSQGLGGSMHIFSKEHGFYGGHGIVGGQIPLGAGLAFGDKYFETGGVTMTYFGDGAARQGSLHETFNMAMLWKLPVVFIVENNGYAMGTSVERTANHTDIWKLGLGYEMPCGPVDGMNPIKVAEAMHEAIERARRGDGPTFLEMKTYRYRGHSMSDAQHYRTKDEVEEYKKIDPITQVLDVIKENGYASDEEIQAIDKRVKDLVKECEKFAEDSPYPDLSVMYDVVYDQENYPFIPHKL from the coding sequence ATGAAGCCAATAACAAAAGAAGTTTACCTTAAGTGGTATGAAGACATGCAGTTATGGAGAAAGTTTGAAGATAAACTTGCTGCACTTTACATTCAACAAAAAGTAAGAGGATTTCTGCATTTATATAATGGTCAGGAAGCAGTACTTGCTGGTGCTTTGCACGCAATGGATTTGTCTAAAGATAAAATGATCACAGCATATAGGAATCACGTACAACCTATCGGTATGGGTGTAGATCCAAGGAGAGTTATGGCAGAGCTTTTAGGAAAAGCAACTGGAACTTCTCAAGGATTAGGTGGGTCAATGCATATTTTCTCTAAAGAGCATGGTTTTTATGGAGGTCACGGAATTGTTGGTGGTCAAATTCCTTTAGGAGCTGGTTTAGCATTTGGAGATAAATATTTTGAAACAGGTGGTGTTACAATGACTTATTTTGGAGATGGTGCAGCACGACAAGGTTCTTTGCATGAAACTTTCAATATGGCAATGTTGTGGAAGTTACCTGTAGTTTTTATTGTAGAAAACAACGGTTATGCCATGGGAACTTCTGTTGAAAGAACAGCAAATCATACTGATATTTGGAAATTAGGTTTAGGCTATGAAATGCCTTGTGGACCTGTAGATGGAATGAATCCTATAAAAGTTGCAGAAGCTATGCACGAAGCTATTGAAAGAGCACGTAGAGGAGACGGACCAACTTTCTTAGAAATGAAGACGTATAGATATAGAGGTCACTCTATGTCAGATGCTCAACATTATAGAACTAAAGATGAAGTAGAAGAATATAAAAAAATAGATCCAATTACTCAAGTTTTGGATGTTATTAAAGAAAATGGTTACGCTTCTGATGAAGAAATTCAAGCAATTGATAAAAGAGTAAAAGATTTAGTGAAGGAATGTGAGAAATTTGCAGAAGATTCTCCTTATCCAGATTTAAGTGTAATGTATGATGTAGTATACGATCAAGAAAATTACCCATTTATACCTCATAAATTATAA
- a CDS encoding cytidine deaminase: MKQITITTSFSVYDSLNELNGDDKDLMLKAIEARKNAYAPYSKFNVGVAILLDNGQVVLGSNQENAAYPSGLCAERVAIFYAGSNYPEAKILKLFISASPADKELENPIPPCGACRQSIAEYEIKQDLDIEIFFMGSIGEVYKSNSLKNLLPLLFDKKYL, from the coding sequence ATGAAGCAAATTACTATTACAACAAGTTTTTCTGTTTATGATTCATTAAACGAGCTTAATGGCGATGATAAAGATTTAATGTTGAAAGCTATTGAAGCTCGAAAAAATGCCTATGCTCCTTATTCGAAATTTAATGTTGGTGTTGCTATTTTGTTAGACAATGGACAAGTTGTTCTCGGGTCGAATCAAGAGAATGCTGCTTATCCTTCTGGCTTATGTGCAGAAAGAGTAGCGATTTTTTATGCTGGGTCAAATTACCCAGAGGCTAAGATTCTTAAACTGTTCATTTCCGCCTCTCCTGCTGATAAAGAATTAGAAAACCCAATTCCTCCATGTGGAGCTTGCAGGCAGTCTATAGCTGAGTATGAAATTAAACAAGATTTAGATATCGAAATATTTTTTATGGGAAGTATTGGAGAGGTGTATAAGTCAAATTCGTTAAAAAATCTATTGCCATTATTGTTTGATAAAAAGTATTTATGA
- the porV gene encoding type IX secretion system outer membrane channel protein PorV: MRKIAILLLITLTSQYIGAQDRVITTGVPFLLIAADARSAGMGDMGVATAADAYSQQHNPAKYAFSLEKQGFSLSYTPYLTSIANDISLGQITYFNRINERSAFATSLRYFGLGDIQLTNAVGELQNTVSPNELAFDGSYALKLSERFSMAVGGRYIRSNLKIATDNNDASAASTFAVDVAAYYQSEELAFDDFNGRWRAGMNLQNLGPKINYDNDKLEENSNFLPSNLRIGAGFDFILDEYNTIGVTAEFTKLLVPTPPAKINVGDLNDDGTPYTQAEADTANSNAIVDYRKTGWASGIFKSFGDAPDGFSEEMQEFTYALGAEYWYQDSFSLRTGYFHESEVKGARKYFTLGAGFKYNVVKIDVSYLFSASKVRNPLENTLRFSLTFNFGDKYDEL; encoded by the coding sequence ATGAGAAAAATCGCAATTTTACTATTGATAACTTTAACAAGTCAATATATTGGAGCTCAAGATAGAGTTATAACAACAGGTGTTCCATTTTTACTAATTGCTGCCGATGCCAGATCTGCTGGTATGGGTGATATGGGTGTGGCAACAGCAGCAGATGCATATTCCCAGCAACACAACCCAGCAAAATACGCGTTTTCATTAGAGAAACAAGGTTTCTCGCTTAGTTATACTCCCTATTTAACTAGCATTGCAAATGATATATCTTTAGGTCAGATTACTTATTTTAATAGAATTAATGAAAGAAGTGCTTTTGCTACATCTTTACGCTATTTTGGTTTAGGAGATATTCAATTAACAAATGCAGTTGGAGAGCTTCAAAATACGGTTAGTCCTAATGAATTAGCGTTCGACGGATCGTATGCTTTGAAATTAAGCGAGCGCTTTTCTATGGCAGTTGGTGGTCGATACATTCGTTCAAATCTTAAAATTGCAACAGATAATAATGACGCATCTGCAGCTTCTACATTTGCAGTTGATGTAGCAGCTTATTATCAATCAGAAGAATTAGCTTTTGATGATTTTAATGGTAGATGGAGAGCTGGTATGAATCTTCAAAACTTAGGACCGAAAATCAATTATGATAATGATAAATTAGAAGAGAATTCAAATTTTTTACCATCTAATTTACGTATAGGAGCTGGTTTTGATTTTATTTTGGATGAATATAATACAATTGGTGTTACAGCTGAGTTTACTAAGTTGCTAGTGCCAACTCCACCTGCAAAGATTAATGTTGGGGATTTAAATGATGACGGAACTCCTTATACACAAGCTGAAGCAGATACAGCAAATAGCAATGCCATTGTAGATTATAGAAAAACAGGCTGGGCTAGCGGAATCTTTAAATCTTTTGGAGATGCACCAGATGGCTTTTCTGAAGAGATGCAAGAGTTTACTTATGCTTTAGGTGCGGAATATTGGTACCAAGACTCATTCTCTTTGAGAACTGGATACTTCCATGAAAGTGAAGTTAAAGGAGCTAGAAAATATTTTACATTAGGAGCTGGTTTTAAATATAATGTTGTCAAAATTGATGTTTCTTATTTGTTCTCTGCTTCGAAAGTTAGAAACCCTTTAGAAAATACATTGCGTTTTTCACTTACATTTAATTTTGGTGACAAATACGATGAACTATAA
- the porU gene encoding type IX secretion system sortase PorU: MKKINFYIVLLFSYYCAAQNQKNIFLEWEGKSTFKSGETVYQFPSFKGDFYVLNTTNKTITYNEETFVSNYIDKSSLQVSNVVYESISSEDLFDLDVSKIPSTIKATIESVRAKDQYIGFFSFSPIIKDNSGYRKVVSLSYSYSFGSPSASKGGNSSFGVQSIENSVLASGDWFKFYVEKSGVYRISKTFLKSLGLDVNVDPRNIKIYGNGGRMLPLLNSDFYPNDLEENAIQFIGEDDGVFNDADYILFYAEGVDVWSTESLTKNNLFSDKSYYYVTASLGQGKRILNANVPTGSSSLNFSKFDNVIIHEKDLVNVGKVGRRWFGEEFNIENNQDFQMEIPNLDASVPVKLKINFASKSFGSTSFNVKVGTQMLGNVSFSSAGSGNEGFENGLMANVSVVSSPVTVSLSYNNGGIPASNGYLDYIILNAKCNLQGFGKQFSFFNNDALINIGVGQYDISNATSISQVWDVTDIYNVAKYDNPGSGIFSFKVNLGEQKKYVAVDTGDYYSPLKESNSRVQNQNLKGTIFNNNTGSFEDIDYLIITPNFLVSQAEVLANFHRNYSNLVVRVVPLELIYNEFSSGKQDVAAIRNFVKYVYWNASDPTKRVKYLNMFGDASYDYKNRLTNNNNVVPVFHGFNPNSDLPSISGNSLNMSLSSTFMSDDFYVLMDDNEGPMLNGVDGLDIAVGRMLVSSTSQAQQMVNKVIEYHDEQSYGRWRNSYTIYSDDADSASDSELQVELNELADDLVAAKPFVNVKKIHTDAYIQEVAAGGERYPEAKEAFLDALQLGSLVVNYLGHGNEESLAKERLFEKLDAQTLYNRYRYPLFITITCDFTRFDDPNRFSGGEYLYWNAQGGAISLIATTRLIFVSTGLAMNNFLNESLYAFGGSDYVTIAEALRMAKLRPGTSGNRRVVFYIGDPALKLAIPKPKIILTEVNDTPIAAFTGTFQALSQMKIKGMLVDESDNIISGYNGDLAVQIFDKDINRSTLGNDGTTNASGLIIMNFQTLGETIFRGNASINNGNFELSFVVPQDIRIPVGNGKISFYAKRNVPFLEDQTGYNRAILVGGINVSAPMDETPPVANLYMNDKGFVSGGVTNCSPILLAFLEDEHGINTASGIGHDIVAILDGDEENPYILNDYYETENDDFTKGKVRYQFRDLSPGIHTILFKAWDVYNNLITKEIQFNAVCGNENLVIERVLNYPNPFVSYTEFWFSHNRPFEPLDVQVQILTITGKLVKTINQQVITDGFLCREIKWDGKDDFGDKIGKGVYIYKLTVRSATNGDSAEKYEKLVIL; this comes from the coding sequence ATGAAAAAGATTAATTTCTATATAGTTTTATTGTTCAGTTACTACTGTGCGGCTCAAAATCAAAAAAACATTTTTCTTGAATGGGAAGGTAAGTCTACTTTTAAATCTGGTGAGACGGTTTATCAATTCCCTAGTTTTAAAGGTGATTTTTATGTTTTAAACACTACGAATAAGACTATTACATATAATGAAGAGACTTTTGTTTCAAATTATATTGATAAAAGTTCTTTACAAGTTTCTAATGTTGTTTACGAGTCTATTTCTTCTGAAGATCTTTTCGATTTGGATGTTTCTAAGATTCCAAGCACTATTAAAGCAACAATAGAGTCAGTTCGAGCTAAAGATCAATATATTGGTTTTTTTAGTTTCTCGCCAATTATAAAAGATAATTCGGGTTATAGAAAGGTGGTGTCTCTTAGTTATAGCTACTCTTTTGGGAGTCCAAGTGCATCTAAAGGAGGTAATAGTTCTTTTGGTGTGCAAAGTATCGAAAATTCTGTTTTAGCTTCTGGAGATTGGTTTAAGTTTTATGTAGAGAAATCTGGTGTTTATCGTATTTCTAAAACATTCTTAAAGAGTTTGGGATTGGATGTTAATGTAGATCCTAGAAATATTAAGATTTATGGAAACGGAGGAAGAATGCTTCCTTTGTTGAATAGTGATTTTTATCCGAATGATTTAGAGGAGAATGCGATACAATTTATTGGTGAAGATGATGGTGTTTTTAATGATGCTGATTATATATTGTTTTATGCTGAAGGTGTTGATGTTTGGAGTACTGAGAGTTTGACAAAAAACAATTTGTTTTCCGATAAGTCATATTATTATGTAACTGCGTCTTTAGGGCAAGGAAAAAGAATTTTAAATGCAAATGTGCCTACAGGTAGCTCTAGCTTGAATTTTTCTAAGTTTGATAATGTAATTATTCATGAAAAGGATTTAGTTAATGTCGGTAAAGTAGGTAGACGATGGTTTGGAGAAGAATTTAATATTGAAAATAATCAGGATTTTCAAATGGAAATTCCTAATTTAGATGCTTCCGTGCCTGTTAAGCTAAAAATTAATTTTGCATCTAAATCTTTTGGTTCTACATCTTTTAATGTTAAAGTAGGGACTCAAATGTTAGGGAATGTTAGTTTTTCTTCTGCTGGAAGTGGTAATGAAGGTTTCGAAAACGGTTTGATGGCTAATGTTAGTGTGGTTAGTTCTCCTGTTACCGTAAGTTTAAGTTATAATAATGGTGGTATTCCTGCTTCTAATGGGTATCTAGATTATATTATTTTGAATGCAAAATGTAACCTTCAAGGGTTTGGTAAGCAATTTTCTTTTTTTAATAATGATGCGCTAATAAATATAGGAGTAGGTCAGTATGATATTTCAAATGCTACTTCTATATCTCAAGTTTGGGATGTAACCGATATTTATAACGTAGCTAAATATGATAATCCAGGCTCTGGAATATTTTCTTTTAAGGTAAATCTAGGGGAACAAAAAAAATATGTTGCAGTTGATACGGGGGATTATTATTCACCTCTAAAGGAGTCTAATTCAAGAGTTCAAAATCAAAACTTAAAAGGAACAATATTTAATAATAACACAGGTAGTTTTGAAGATATTGATTATTTAATTATAACTCCAAATTTTTTAGTGAGTCAGGCAGAAGTTTTGGCTAATTTTCATAGGAATTATTCGAATTTAGTAGTTAGGGTAGTGCCTTTGGAGTTGATTTATAATGAATTTAGTTCTGGAAAACAAGATGTAGCTGCAATACGTAATTTTGTTAAGTATGTTTATTGGAATGCTTCCGATCCTACTAAAAGAGTGAAGTATTTGAATATGTTTGGAGATGCTTCTTATGATTACAAAAATAGACTAACAAACAATAATAATGTTGTTCCTGTTTTTCATGGATTTAATCCAAACAGTGACTTGCCTTCTATTTCTGGTAATTCTTTGAATATGTCTTTGTCTTCCACTTTTATGTCTGATGATTTTTATGTTTTAATGGATGATAATGAAGGTCCTATGTTGAATGGAGTTGACGGTCTTGATATTGCTGTTGGGAGAATGTTAGTTTCTTCGACTAGTCAGGCGCAGCAAATGGTTAACAAGGTAATTGAATATCATGATGAACAGTCTTATGGTAGATGGAGAAATAGTTATACAATTTATTCGGATGATGCTGATTCAGCAAGTGATTCTGAATTGCAAGTAGAATTAAATGAGTTAGCAGACGATTTAGTAGCGGCAAAACCATTTGTTAATGTTAAGAAGATACATACAGATGCTTATATACAGGAAGTGGCTGCTGGTGGAGAGCGTTATCCAGAAGCTAAAGAAGCGTTCTTGGATGCTTTACAGTTGGGTTCGTTAGTGGTAAATTATTTAGGTCATGGTAATGAAGAATCGTTGGCAAAAGAAAGATTGTTTGAGAAATTAGATGCACAAACTTTATATAATAGATATAGATATCCTTTATTTATCACAATAACTTGCGACTTTACGCGTTTTGATGATCCAAACCGTTTTTCAGGTGGAGAATATTTATATTGGAATGCACAAGGAGGAGCAATAAGTTTGATTGCTACAACAAGGTTGATATTCGTGAGTACTGGGCTTGCAATGAATAATTTTTTAAATGAGAGTTTATATGCTTTTGGAGGTAGTGATTATGTTACTATTGCTGAAGCATTAAGGATGGCGAAATTAAGACCAGGTACATCAGGAAATAGAAGAGTAGTCTTTTATATTGGTGATCCCGCTTTGAAATTAGCAATTCCAAAACCTAAAATTATATTGACAGAAGTAAATGATACACCTATTGCTGCTTTTACAGGTACATTTCAAGCGTTAAGTCAGATGAAAATTAAAGGAATGTTGGTGGATGAAAGTGATAATATTATTTCTGGATATAATGGTGATTTAGCGGTTCAGATTTTTGATAAGGATATAAATCGTTCTACATTGGGTAATGATGGAACAACAAATGCTTCTGGATTGATAATTATGAATTTTCAGACATTAGGTGAAACCATTTTTAGAGGTAATGCTTCAATTAATAATGGTAACTTTGAATTAAGTTTTGTTGTGCCTCAAGATATAAGAATACCAGTTGGAAATGGTAAAATAAGTTTTTATGCAAAGCGTAACGTTCCTTTTTTGGAGGATCAAACGGGTTATAATAGAGCTATTTTGGTAGGAGGCATAAATGTTAGTGCTCCTATGGATGAAACTCCACCTGTAGCGAATTTGTATATGAATGATAAAGGTTTCGTTTCTGGTGGTGTTACAAATTGTTCGCCTATATTGCTTGCTTTTTTGGAAGATGAACATGGAATAAATACAGCAAGTGGTATTGGTCATGATATTGTAGCGATTTTAGATGGAGATGAAGAGAATCCGTATATATTGAATGATTATTATGAAACTGAAAATGACGATTTTACAAAAGGTAAAGTAAGGTATCAGTTTAGAGATTTATCACCGGGAATACATACTATTCTTTTTAAGGCGTGGGATGTATATAACAATTTAATAACAAAAGAGATTCAGTTCAATGCTGTTTGTGGAAATGAAAATCTAGTGATAGAAAGAGTGTTGAATTATCCGAATCCTTTTGTAAGTTATACAGAATTTTGGTTTTCACATAATAGACCTTTTGAACCATTAGATGTTCAAGTTCAAATTCTTACTATAACAGGAAAGTTGGTTAAAACTATTAATCAACAAGTAATAACAGATGGTTTTTTATGTAGAGAAATCAAATGGGATGGTAAAGATGATTTTGGTGATAAAATAGGAAAAGGAGTTTATATTTATAAGTTAACAGTGCGTTCTGCAACAAATGGAGATAGTGCAGAAAAGTATGAGAAACTTGTAATACTATAA